The genomic interval GCTCAGCGCGGGCACCTTCTTGAACACCTTGCTGATGGACTTGCGCAGGGACTTCTGCGGGATGACGAGGCCGATGCGCAGGTCGCTGAAGAGCCCGCGGTTCCCCTCGACGAAGAGGTCGGAGAACATCGAGTCGCCCTCGACCTCGTCGGTCGGGTCGAAGACGGCGAGGTCGCGCATGAGCTTCATGAGGTAGATGCCGACGATCGTCTTGCCAGTCCCGGGATCGCCCTGGATCGCCGCGATGGTGCGCACATCGGGGTGCTGGAGGTCCTCGACCAGTCCCTCCATGATGTCCAGGACGGCGATGCCCTGTTCCGTGTTGAGCGCCTTGAACGGGGAGAGCTTGAACAGGTCGGAGTTCTCGATCTCGGGGATCGAGCGCTCGAAGTATCCGCGACCGCGGAGCTCCTCGAAGATCTCCTTGAAGGTGTCGTTGTACTCGCTGCGCTGGAAGTAGTCCTGGTTGGTGATGCCCTCGTTGCGGTTCAGCACCTCGTACTTGCCGTCACCGCCCAGCAGGCGGATGAGGAGGGATTCGAGGTCCAGGCAGGCGGATCCGTTGAAGCGCTCATCGAAGACGATGCGCACCTCCTTGAGGTGCTGCTTCTGCTCGGACTTGAGGTGCTGGCGCATACGACGGTCTGCACTGCCCGTCTCGCCGACGTAGATGTCGTGACCGTCCTCGATGAGGTAGACGACCGGCCAGTTGGAGAAGCGGGGGAGTCGTCCTCGCGTCTCCTCGACGGAGTCGGGGGTGAAGCGGAGCTCTTCGATCTCAAAGCCGGTCATACTTCGTGCTCCGTCCCTTGGCCTTCTCGACCGGGTACTTCCGGCCGGTGCGCTCGAGCTTGTCGAGGACGATCTGCTCAGGGTCCAGGTCGAGCCTGTCCGCGAGGAGCAGCGCGTAGGTGAGGACGTCGGCGAGCTCGCCGGTGACCTCGTCGCGATCGGCATCGCCGTCCCACTGGTAGCACTCGAGGAGCTCGGCGGCCTCGATCGAGATCGACTTGGCGAGGTTCTCGGGGGAGTGGAACTGTCCCCAGTCGCGCTCGGCCATGAAGGTTCTCAGGGCCTCGATCGTGCGCTCTGTCGACATGATGGTGAACCTAACAGCATTCGTCGACCGTGCGGGAGGCTCTGAAGTCGTTCTGGACGGCTGCCGCTCTGCGTGCGGTGCCTTGGAAGGGACCGCTCAGATCACCTCCAACAACCCCCGGATGAACTCCTCGTACGTCCCCGCCCGCCCCGCGAGCCGCTCCACGTTCTCCCGCTTGGACAGCACGCGTATCAGCGCCTCGAAGAGCTCGCCGAACTCCTCGCGGCTGTCCTTGCTGAAGGCCATCATCGCGACGATCGAGACCTCGTCCTCGCCCCACACGATCGGCTCGTCCGGCACGTAGACGGCGATCGAGGAGGTGTGAGCGTCGATCACCATCGAGTGGGGGATCGCGACGCCCGTGCCCAGCGACGTCGAGGACATCTCCTCGCGCTCCAGCACGCCCCGGTGAAAGCCCGGCTCGACCATCCCCGCTTTGCCGAGGGCCGCGCACATCTGCGCGATCGTGTCCTCGCGGGTCGTCGCCTCGAGGTCCAGGAACAGCTGCGGTTCGATGAGGTTCACGAGGGAGGCACCGACGCGGCTGCGCCGCTTCTCCGCGGCGATCTCGAGGACGCTCCGGCGCACCTGCTCGAGGTCCTGGGCACCGGGCAGGGCGCTGAGGTGCAGCACGGGGGAGGCGAGCTCCCGCTGCAGACCCTGCAGGGGGACGGTCGAGACGATGAGGTCGGGCGCCGAGGGGCCGGTCGCGATCTCGGCCTCGTCGAAGGCGATGGTCTCGATCTCTCCGACCCCGGCGATCGCGGACTGCAGGAGGCTGCGCGCGGAGTCCTGCAGGTCGAGGTAGGTCGGCGAGATCATCGCGATCCGCACCAGGCGCTCGCGCGCATAGACGCTCTGGAAGTGCGCGCCCACGTGGAAGGAGATGAGGCCGATCTCGTCGGCCCGGATCTCCACGCCCAGCGCCAGCTCGAGCCGGCGCGCGATGAAGATCCCGACCTCGTAGATCAGCGGATGCGTGTCCTTGATCGACTGGCCGACGGGGATGTGGGCGCTCTGGCGCCGGCGGGCCCGCCGCACCAGGTTCCGCGCGTGCAGGCTGAGGAAGGCTATGAAGCGCTCGTTGTCCAGGTCGATCAGGTAGTTCTCGCCCACCTGCGCGACGATCCGCCGCACCACGGCCACGAAGTCGACCTCGGCGTCGGCCGTCGTCTCCGGCACCCGTTCGCGCGGGGCGAGGCGTCCGGCGACCACGAGCGAGAGGTCCTCCGGGGTCGTGTTCTCGTCCAGCAGCCCCACCAGATAGTCCTCTTCGCCGGTGGGGAGGCGCAGCTCGAAGGTGGTCTCGATGAGCTCGGCGATGCGGCGGGCGGCGTCGCGGCGCAGGTCGTCGGCGGTGCTGGTGGATGCGGGCGCGTCGAACTGGTGGCCCTGGCGCACGCGCCCCACCATCACGGCGACGTGCGCGAGGATCGCGTGCTGGTTGTTCTCGGTCGCGAGCAGGCCCAGCTCGCGGAGGATCCGGGTGAGGCCCTCGCGGAACCCCATGAGCGACGGCTCCGAGGACTCGATCGCGAGCTCGCGCACGGAGACGAACTGGGCGCGCGAGCGGGCGGCGTCGGTCATGATCTGGCGGACCAGGCGGCGCTTGGCGAGCTCGGGGCCGTCGATCCTCACGCGGGGTCCGCTGCGCTCCAGGCGCAGGTGGTGGATGGCGAGCAGCGCGCGGCCCTTGGTGAGGTCGGCCTCGAGGGTGGAGTCGCTGACGCGCAGGTCCTCGGCGAGCTCGAAGACGTCGGCGCCGTCGTCCGCGGTGACGATCGAGCGCAGCAGCGCGGAGAGCCGCTCGCCGGGGCTCAGCACGCGCCGGCCAGGATCGGGCCGCTCGGTGCCGGCGCCGGCGGAGGCGAGACGGGCGTGGTCCAGGGTGTAGCCGGCGCGGGAGGAGGAGACGACCTCCGCGTCGTGCTCGGCGTTCAACCGGGAGACGTACGTGCGGATGCTGCGGGTGGAGACGCCGAGACGCCGGGACAGGTCCTCGGCGGAGACCGCGCCCGGTCCCGCCTCGACCA from Brachybacterium kimchii carries:
- a CDS encoding BglG family transcription antiterminator, with amino-acid sequence MTPSRTVSAAPAPTRRDPWEATRQRLLGALVEAGPGAVSAEDLSRRLGVSTRSIRTYVSRLNAEHDAEVVSSSRAGYTLDHARLASAGAGTERPDPGRRVLSPGERLSALLRSIVTADDGADVFELAEDLRVSDSTLEADLTKGRALLAIHHLRLERSGPRVRIDGPELAKRRLVRQIMTDAARSRAQFVSVRELAIESSEPSLMGFREGLTRILRELGLLATENNQHAILAHVAVMVGRVRQGHQFDAPASTSTADDLRRDAARRIAELIETTFELRLPTGEEDYLVGLLDENTTPEDLSLVVAGRLAPRERVPETTADAEVDFVAVVRRIVAQVGENYLIDLDNERFIAFLSLHARNLVRRARRRQSAHIPVGQSIKDTHPLIYEVGIFIARRLELALGVEIRADEIGLISFHVGAHFQSVYARERLVRIAMISPTYLDLQDSARSLLQSAIAGVGEIETIAFDEAEIATGPSAPDLIVSTVPLQGLQRELASPVLHLSALPGAQDLEQVRRSVLEIAAEKRRSRVGASLVNLIEPQLFLDLEATTREDTIAQMCAALGKAGMVEPGFHRGVLEREEMSSTSLGTGVAIPHSMVIDAHTSSIAVYVPDEPIVWGEDEVSIVAMMAFSKDSREEFGELFEALIRVLSKRENVERLAGRAGTYEEFIRGLLEVI
- a CDS encoding nucleotide pyrophosphohydrolase, whose translation is MSTERTIEALRTFMAERDWGQFHSPENLAKSISIEAAELLECYQWDGDADRDEVTGELADVLTYALLLADRLDLDPEQIVLDKLERTGRKYPVEKAKGRSTKYDRL